The Nitrospirota bacterium genome includes a region encoding these proteins:
- a CDS encoding DUF202 domain-containing protein, with protein sequence MQDSQHSKNSREHLFLRDHLAAQRTTLANERTFLSYVRTALTLLVAGVSFIKFFGSVVIQVLGWILIPLGLFTLVKGVISFRRMARRIEEEEK encoded by the coding sequence ATGCAAGATAGCCAACACTCCAAGAACAGTAGAGAGCATCTGTTTCTGCGAGACCATCTCGCCGCTCAAAGAACAACCCTTGCCAATGAAAGGACTTTCCTTTCATATGTCCGGACTGCGTTAACCCTCCTGGTTGCCGGAGTATCTTTTATCAAGTTCTTCGGCTCTGTTGTGATTCAGGTGCTTGGATGGATACTGATCCCGCTGGGACTCTTCACTCTTGTAAAAGGGGTTATAAGTTTTAGAAGGATGGCCCGGAGAATAGAGGAAGAGGAGAAGTGA
- a CDS encoding DedA family protein codes for MITANLLIIIKKYGILSVFAGTFLEGELVLVTAAILAGDGLLNPVSVWMSASLGAWTGHVFWFFIGRKFGSGYILPRLKRLGPRIEEVNRIVLNHPKAAIFILQYLYGMRVIGAMGLGITKLSFARFMLYEALNCMLWALVVFTIGYVLGETFVHVLHGWFRWAWMGLSFLVLVLFFRHLKLFLHSKMEMDRKA; via the coding sequence TTGATTACCGCCAATCTTCTGATTATTATCAAAAAATACGGCATCCTCTCTGTCTTTGCAGGCACCTTTCTGGAGGGTGAACTTGTCCTCGTAACAGCTGCGATTCTTGCTGGAGATGGACTGCTTAATCCTGTAAGTGTCTGGATGAGCGCTTCACTGGGGGCATGGACCGGCCATGTATTCTGGTTTTTTATCGGCAGGAAATTCGGCTCCGGATATATTTTACCACGACTTAAAAGACTTGGCCCCCGGATTGAAGAGGTAAACAGGATTGTACTTAATCACCCCAAAGCTGCCATTTTCATACTCCAGTATCTCTATGGCATGCGCGTAATCGGGGCCATGGGCCTTGGCATTACAAAGTTGTCTTTTGCGCGGTTTATGCTCTACGAGGCTTTAAACTGTATGTTATGGGCTCTGGTTGTTTTTACGATCGGGTATGTTCTGGGGGAAACCTTTGTACATGTTCTTCACGGCTGGTTCAGATGGGCCTGGATGGGATTAAGTTTCTTGGTCCTGGTATTATTCTTCCGTCACCTTAAACTCTTTCTGCACTCAAAGATGGAAATGGACCGCAAGGCATGA
- a CDS encoding GNAT family N-acetyltransferase has product MLWARMPRNMVGNKLRLRPLRILDAPALSKWLRNEVGLKREEWRKPAYLSWFFLWWWIKRRFTCSFCIEIESMPLGFVALYNMRLGKSAEITLMIFENRLRRHGYGTMAFKLLAQNLKRHDVIKEISARVEADNHIALSFWKSLGFQEVSSSEGIINMSLDLKKEARFKA; this is encoded by the coding sequence ATGCTCTGGGCCAGGATGCCGAGAAACATGGTGGGAAACAAGCTAAGGTTGAGACCTTTAAGGATACTTGATGCCCCGGCCTTAAGCAAGTGGTTACGGAATGAGGTTGGCTTAAAGAGAGAAGAGTGGAGGAAGCCGGCATATTTATCATGGTTTTTTCTGTGGTGGTGGATAAAAAGGAGATTCACCTGCTCCTTCTGTATAGAGATTGAGTCAATGCCTCTGGGGTTTGTCGCTCTGTACAACATGAGACTTGGCAAGTCGGCTGAAATAACACTCATGATATTTGAAAACAGATTAAGACGTCATGGGTATGGAACCATGGCGTTTAAACTTCTTGCGCAGAACCTGAAAAGACACGACGTTATCAAGGAGATATCAGCCAGGGTTGAAGCAGACAACCATATAGCACTATCATTCTGGAAAAGCCTCGGATTTCAGGAAGTGAGCAGTAGTGAAGGCATAATCAATATGTCTCTTGATTTAAAGAAGGAGGCTCGGTTCAAGGCTTGA
- the pfkB gene encoding 1-phosphofructokinase gives MIYTITLNPAMDRTLWIEKIRPDDSNRIKKEERYAGGKGIDVSRVLTSLEVVNKALGFVGGFAGEELEGRLLNEGIACDFVRISGETRTNIIVNETSTGNQTVFNARGPEIKPYEVMQMIHKVEKVEDPEIVAISGSLPPGVNPEIYRKIIEIFRGRGAMVILDTDGDALRVGINGLPNVIKPNMHELSRLVGRKLHKKDEILSAANDLRNLGIGIVLVSMGADGILLVGEKEQYLATPPKVKVENTIGAGDSAIAGFVYGLSRGETVKDALTYAVAAGTATTLKPGTALCHKEDFLKLVPQISVQVYQAG, from the coding sequence ATGATTTATACGATTACTCTTAATCCAGCTATGGACAGGACACTGTGGATTGAAAAAATACGGCCGGATGATTCCAACCGGATTAAAAAGGAAGAGCGGTATGCAGGGGGGAAGGGCATTGATGTATCGAGGGTGTTAACAAGCCTTGAGGTCGTTAACAAGGCCCTTGGTTTTGTCGGTGGGTTTGCAGGAGAAGAACTGGAAGGACGGTTGCTCAACGAGGGGATTGCGTGTGATTTTGTCAGGATATCAGGAGAAACACGCACCAATATCATTGTCAATGAGACAAGCACGGGAAATCAGACCGTCTTCAATGCCAGGGGACCGGAAATCAAGCCCTATGAAGTGATGCAGATGATCCACAAGGTTGAAAAGGTTGAAGACCCTGAAATAGTTGCCATCAGCGGAAGCCTCCCTCCCGGGGTTAATCCCGAAATCTACCGCAAAATCATTGAGATATTCAGAGGCAGAGGGGCCATGGTTATACTTGATACCGACGGAGATGCCCTGAGGGTGGGAATCAACGGCCTTCCCAACGTTATAAAGCCCAACATGCACGAACTCAGCCGGTTGGTGGGACGGAAGCTGCACAAAAAAGACGAGATCCTCAGCGCTGCAAACGATCTGCGTAATCTGGGAATCGGCATTGTCCTTGTTTCCATGGGAGCTGACGGAATTCTCCTGGTCGGGGAAAAAGAGCAATACCTGGCTACTCCTCCCAAGGTGAAAGTGGAGAACACGATCGGCGCCGGTGATTCCGCAATAGCCGGCTTTGTCTACGGACTGTCCAGGGGTGAGACTGTAAAAGATGCCCTCACCTATGCAGTGGCTGCCGGAACCGCCACAACATTGAAACCCGGAACGGCATTGTGCCATAAGGAGGACTTTCTGAAACTGGTTCCACAGATAAGTGTGCAAGTATATCAGGCCGGTTAA